From Hymenobacter sedentarius, a single genomic window includes:
- the porQ gene encoding type IX secretion system protein PorQ translates to MKHFSARGAAGFCLLLGVMGLLPARAQQIGGRTVFPFLDLPAGAQQAALGGTNVSARNDDPTMLFANPALLNPEMDGRLALSYVAYVADIKQSTAAYVFNTQKAGRFGIGLTYLNYGQLESYDAAGNSLGTFGVNEYTVGVSDSYTKGKFTFGATTKLAVSSIAGSRSLAGVADAGVVFKHPTQDFTVGLAAKNAGYQFSPYPGTDRGPLPLDVELGATIKPEHMPLRLSLTAHHLQQWDIQYLDPNQRGQPDANNVVKKPTKSFGDNLARHFTASATLVLGQNFNLRVGYNHLQRRELRLDNTSGSAGLSFGFMLKISTFQLDYTHATLQAAGSSEYFTLARNLDSLFKKKE, encoded by the coding sequence ATGAAGCACTTTTCCGCCCGTGGGGCTGCTGGTTTTTGCCTGTTGCTGGGGGTGATGGGGCTGCTACCGGCCCGGGCGCAGCAGATTGGGGGGCGCACCGTGTTTCCCTTCCTGGATTTGCCGGCGGGAGCACAGCAAGCAGCGTTGGGTGGCACCAACGTATCGGCTCGCAACGACGACCCGACCATGCTTTTTGCCAACCCGGCCTTGCTCAACCCGGAAATGGACGGGCGCCTGGCCCTGAGCTATGTCGCCTACGTGGCCGACATCAAGCAAAGCACCGCCGCTTATGTGTTCAATACCCAGAAGGCGGGCCGCTTCGGCATCGGTCTTACTTACCTTAACTACGGGCAGCTGGAGAGCTACGACGCGGCCGGCAACAGCCTGGGTACGTTTGGCGTGAACGAATACACGGTAGGGGTGTCAGACTCCTACACCAAGGGCAAGTTCACCTTCGGCGCTACCACCAAGTTGGCCGTTTCCAGCATCGCGGGCAGCCGCTCGTTGGCCGGGGTGGCCGATGCCGGGGTCGTCTTCAAGCACCCCACCCAGGACTTCACGGTGGGCCTGGCGGCCAAGAACGCGGGCTACCAATTCTCGCCTTACCCGGGCACCGACCGTGGCCCGCTGCCGCTGGACGTGGAGCTGGGCGCCACCATCAAGCCAGAGCACATGCCGTTGCGCCTGTCGCTCACGGCCCACCACCTGCAGCAGTGGGACATTCAGTACCTCGACCCCAACCAACGCGGCCAACCCGACGCCAACAACGTAGTGAAGAAGCCCACCAAAAGCTTCGGCGACAACCTGGCTCGCCATTTCACCGCCAGCGCGACGCTGGTGCTGGGCCAGAATTTCAACCTGCGCGTGGGCTACAACCATTTGCAGCGCCGCGAGTTGCGCCTGGATAACACCAGCGGCAGCGCCGGCCTCAGCTTTGGCTTTATGCTTAAAATCAGCACCTTTCAGCTTGACTACACCCACGCCACGCTGCAGGCCGCCGGCTCCAGCGAATACTTCACGCTGGCGCGCAACCTTGATTCATTGTTTAAGAAAAAGGAGTAA
- the hslU gene encoding ATP-dependent protease ATPase subunit HslU: MLNQDFLTPAQIVAELDKYIIGQHDAKRHVAIALRNRWRRLHAPADMQAEIVPNNILMIGATGVGKTEIARRLAHLADAPFVKVEASKFTEVGYVGRDVESMVRDLAEQSVNRVKARRQEAVKAQAAEAVEELILDALIPAVPRPAGARSSVGFPSTGGGEDAMPQSDAELNERTRERFRQKIKNGELEDRKIEIQVAQSGPSVGIMGAPPGIDEGTLSGLQDMLGNMLPKKTRKRKVTVAEARKLLLDEEAAKLIDMDEVKEEAVRQCENAGIIFIDEIDKVASSGGKSGGGPDVSRQGVQRDLLPIVEGSAVSTKYGIVNTDHILFIAAGAFHVSKPSDLIPELQGRFPIRVELQSLTKNDFFRILKDPKNALTKQYEALLKAEEVELTFDDAALERVAEIASEVNAEVENIGARRLHTVMSRLLNDILYDVPDKIGANAHILITAALVDERLNDMVKNRDLSQYIL; the protein is encoded by the coding sequence ATGCTCAACCAAGATTTCTTAACTCCGGCGCAGATTGTGGCCGAGCTCGACAAGTACATTATCGGCCAGCACGATGCCAAGCGCCATGTGGCCATTGCCCTGCGAAACCGCTGGCGCCGCCTCCATGCCCCGGCCGACATGCAGGCCGAAATTGTGCCCAACAACATCCTGATGATTGGGGCCACGGGCGTGGGCAAGACCGAAATTGCCCGCCGCCTGGCTCACCTCGCCGATGCGCCGTTTGTGAAAGTAGAAGCCAGCAAATTCACCGAAGTGGGCTACGTGGGCCGCGACGTGGAAAGCATGGTGCGCGACCTCGCCGAGCAAAGTGTGAACCGCGTGAAAGCCCGCCGCCAGGAAGCCGTAAAGGCCCAGGCCGCCGAAGCCGTGGAAGAACTCATTCTGGATGCTCTAATTCCGGCGGTGCCCCGCCCCGCCGGGGCCCGGTCCAGCGTAGGCTTCCCCAGCACGGGGGGAGGGGAGGATGCCATGCCGCAGTCCGATGCCGAGCTGAACGAGCGTACCCGCGAGCGGTTCCGCCAGAAAATCAAGAATGGGGAGCTGGAAGACCGCAAGATTGAGATTCAGGTAGCGCAATCCGGCCCCAGCGTGGGCATCATGGGCGCACCTCCCGGCATCGACGAGGGCACGCTCTCGGGCCTGCAGGACATGCTGGGCAACATGCTGCCCAAGAAAACCCGCAAGCGCAAAGTGACGGTAGCCGAAGCCCGCAAGCTCCTTCTCGACGAAGAAGCCGCCAAGCTCATCGACATGGACGAGGTGAAGGAGGAAGCCGTCCGGCAGTGTGAGAACGCGGGCATCATCTTCATCGATGAGATTGACAAGGTAGCCAGCAGCGGCGGCAAAAGCGGCGGCGGCCCCGACGTAAGCCGCCAGGGGGTGCAGCGCGACCTGCTGCCCATCGTGGAAGGCTCGGCCGTAAGCACCAAGTACGGCATCGTCAATACCGACCACATCCTGTTCATCGCGGCTGGCGCGTTCCACGTCAGCAAGCCTTCCGACCTCATCCCCGAGCTGCAGGGCCGCTTCCCCATCCGCGTGGAGCTGCAAAGCCTGACCAAGAACGACTTTTTCCGCATTCTGAAGGACCCCAAGAATGCCCTCACCAAGCAATACGAGGCCCTGCTCAAAGCCGAAGAAGTGGAGCTGACTTTCGACGATGCTGCCCTGGAGCGCGTGGCCGAAATCGCCTCCGAAGTCAATGCCGAAGTGGAGAACATCGGGGCCCGCCGCCTCCACACGGTCATGAGCCGGCTGCTCAACGACATTCTCTACGACGTGCCCGATAAGATTGGGGCCAACGCGCACATTCTCATCACGGCCGCATTGGTAGACGAGCGGCTCAACGACATGGTAAAGAACCGCGACTTGAGCCAGTACATTTTGTAG
- a CDS encoding RagB/SusD family nutrient uptake outer membrane protein: MLLSAALLTGLPACEVLNQDPPANFTVDDAFATADRINKSILGVYNDLQNAEFLGGRALIYSDIRSGDTDVPSYFGNVGRFQMLSTDGFAQTAWQGGYRTIFGANSFLQNIALNSGKVSPALEKQYIAECKFIRALTMWHLVNLFAQPYNFTANASHPGIVLQLTAPASAADAFDVSQRLPRASVGEVYAQMEKDLTEAIADLPAVTPARSIQNVGRATKEAGRALLARVYLYKGDYVKAADFAGQVITGNQYALNPSPRDAFYTFTTKESIFSVAFNSTDNPNTNNAIGQHYGPDRRADITVTPYVASTGPLSATDKRRTTLLDVRGANTFTAKFYAVDNWVPVIRYPEILLTRAEALAQTSATPSVEAITLLNQVRTRSTTAVPVTSVATQAGLIDAILEERRLELAFEGFRLYDLLRYKRDIPAHGTVPLVKYNDPRVIFPIPDRDVQLNPLLKQNTGY; encoded by the coding sequence ATGCTTCTGTCAGCTGCACTGCTGACCGGTCTCCCTGCCTGCGAAGTTCTCAACCAGGACCCACCGGCTAACTTCACGGTTGATGATGCCTTTGCCACGGCCGACCGCATCAACAAGTCCATTCTGGGCGTGTACAACGACCTGCAAAACGCAGAGTTTCTGGGTGGCCGCGCGCTTATCTATTCCGATATCCGTAGCGGTGATACCGACGTACCCAGCTACTTTGGCAACGTGGGCCGCTTCCAAATGCTCTCTACAGACGGATTTGCCCAAACCGCTTGGCAGGGCGGCTATCGCACTATCTTCGGAGCAAACTCCTTTCTACAGAATATTGCCCTCAACAGCGGCAAGGTTTCCCCTGCTCTGGAAAAGCAATACATTGCTGAGTGCAAGTTTATCCGCGCCCTCACCATGTGGCACCTGGTGAACCTCTTTGCGCAGCCGTATAACTTCACGGCTAATGCTTCCCACCCGGGAATCGTGTTGCAGTTGACGGCGCCTGCATCGGCTGCTGATGCGTTCGATGTGAGCCAGCGTTTGCCCCGTGCCTCAGTAGGGGAAGTTTACGCCCAGATGGAGAAGGATTTGACGGAGGCAATTGCCGACCTACCGGCAGTAACACCAGCCCGCAGCATCCAAAACGTGGGCCGGGCAACCAAAGAAGCCGGCCGCGCTCTGCTAGCCCGGGTGTACCTGTATAAGGGAGATTACGTTAAGGCAGCCGATTTTGCTGGCCAGGTTATTACCGGCAACCAGTATGCGCTTAACCCCAGCCCCCGCGACGCCTTTTACACTTTCACTACTAAGGAGTCCATATTCTCGGTTGCGTTTAACTCAACCGACAACCCCAACACGAACAACGCCATTGGCCAGCACTACGGTCCTGACCGCCGGGCCGACATTACGGTAACGCCTTATGTAGCCAGCACGGGTCCGCTGTCCGCTACCGACAAGCGCCGGACCACGTTGCTCGACGTTAGGGGCGCCAACACGTTTACAGCCAAATTTTACGCTGTTGACAACTGGGTACCGGTCATTCGCTACCCTGAGATACTGCTGACCCGCGCCGAAGCGTTGGCTCAAACTAGCGCCACGCCCAGTGTCGAAGCCATTACGCTTCTGAATCAGGTGCGTACTCGCTCAACCACTGCAGTGCCCGTTACGTCCGTTGCCACCCAGGCCGGGCTGATAGATGCCATCCTCGAAGAGCGTCGCTTGGAGTTGGCATTCGAAGGCTTCCGTTTATATGATTTGCTGCGTTATAAGCGTGACATTCCCGCACACGGTACCGTGCCCCTGGTTAAGTACAATGACCCTCGCGTTATTTTCCCGATTCCGGACCGCGATGTGCAGCTGAATCCGCTCTTGAAACAGAACACCGGTTACTAA
- a CDS encoding SusD/RagB family nutrient-binding outer membrane lipoprotein, translating into MKNLKYFLLLGALGLTFGSCNKLVNGYDINPNAPQDAPADQQLTAAELSEGLFMSGEMPRLTGIWSDYFTGSDRQYQGFELYNIGAGDFNSAWANAYATTLAQARLVQSKAQAVNNLRLLGIGQVVEAQIVGSITDLWGDVPYSEALKDAPGKFDPQASVYVAVQTLLDQAITNLPKNGISPGTRDVFYQGTVSSWVAAAHSLKARYYLHVKNYAQAAAEAKLGIASKAGDMLMPYNAATANGKDANPYYDFTTNSRVGYLSAEGPAANPAQGSYAYQLYTSRANAKTNELGRRNYFFINTPASSPNGYAVDLNVVNGAFKVNAAAPLVTYFETQAILAEALARTGDAAGALTALNTLRAYDAATYTAAGTKFTAYTATDFEVGGLLNTTAGQTSGQALLKEILTEKYLGMVGQLEPFNDLRRTNNLIGIPKKSSVSSDIPQRLLYPQSEIDTNPNVPKPIPGLFVKTPVNG; encoded by the coding sequence ATGAAAAATCTCAAATACTTCTTGCTGTTGGGCGCCCTGGGCCTCACCTTCGGCAGCTGCAATAAGCTTGTTAACGGCTACGATATCAACCCCAATGCCCCCCAAGACGCCCCCGCCGACCAGCAGCTGACGGCCGCCGAGCTCAGCGAAGGCTTGTTTATGAGCGGCGAAATGCCGCGCCTGACCGGCATCTGGTCCGACTATTTCACCGGCTCCGACCGGCAGTACCAGGGTTTCGAACTGTATAACATCGGGGCCGGCGACTTCAACTCGGCCTGGGCCAATGCCTACGCCACCACGCTGGCCCAGGCCCGCTTGGTGCAAAGCAAGGCGCAGGCCGTGAACAACCTCCGCTTGCTCGGCATAGGCCAGGTAGTAGAAGCCCAGATTGTGGGCAGCATCACCGACCTGTGGGGCGATGTACCCTACTCCGAAGCGCTGAAGGACGCCCCCGGCAAGTTTGACCCCCAGGCTTCGGTGTACGTCGCCGTGCAGACGCTGCTTGACCAGGCCATTACCAACCTGCCCAAAAATGGCATTTCGCCCGGCACCCGCGACGTCTTTTACCAAGGCACCGTAAGCAGCTGGGTGGCCGCGGCGCACTCGCTGAAGGCCCGCTACTACCTGCACGTAAAAAACTACGCTCAGGCCGCGGCCGAAGCCAAGCTCGGCATCGCCAGCAAAGCCGGCGACATGCTCATGCCCTATAACGCCGCCACCGCCAACGGCAAGGACGCCAACCCCTACTACGACTTCACCACGAACTCCCGCGTCGGCTACCTATCGGCCGAAGGCCCCGCCGCCAACCCGGCGCAGGGTTCTTACGCCTACCAGCTGTATACGAGCCGGGCTAATGCCAAAACCAACGAGCTAGGCCGGCGCAATTACTTCTTCATCAACACCCCGGCTTCCTCCCCCAACGGCTATGCCGTGGACCTGAACGTGGTGAACGGCGCTTTTAAGGTCAATGCCGCCGCCCCACTCGTCACCTATTTCGAGACGCAGGCCATTCTGGCTGAAGCCCTGGCCCGCACGGGCGACGCCGCGGGCGCCCTTACGGCGCTCAATACCCTGCGCGCCTACGACGCTGCTACCTACACCGCGGCCGGCACCAAGTTTACGGCCTATACCGCCACCGACTTTGAAGTGGGTGGCTTGCTCAATACCACCGCCGGCCAGACCTCGGGTCAAGCCCTCCTCAAGGAAATTCTGACCGAAAAATACTTGGGCATGGTGGGCCAGCTGGAACCCTTCAACGACCTGCGCCGCACCAACAACCTCATTGGCATCCCCAAGAAAAGCAGTGTTTCGTCCGATATCCCCCAGCGCTTGCTATACCCGCAAAGTGAAATCGATACCAACCCTAACGTGCCCAAGCCCATTCCCGGACTGTTTGTAAAAACACCCGTGAATGGCTAA
- a CDS encoding SusC/RagA family TonB-linked outer membrane protein: MFTLLQGAMAQTRSISGRITDQATGTGLPGVTVLLKGTTNGVSTNADGSFNLTVPETGGTLVFSSVGMTTQERAIGSDSQFTVSLATDTKQLTEVVVTGYGGSQDVKDITGSVTTVKAEKFLNQPVQSFDQALTGRAAGVQVTNTGGALGDAVTVRIRGSNSISGNSNPLYVIDGVPVSTRDNANVFNGGNGTRYNPLADINPNDIESVDVLKDASASAIYGSRAANGVIIITTKRGKSGQNRISFNSYVGLNEVTRLPKLLNAEDFIAIQNEKAANRFGATSPNAIIAKDVDVNGDGSPDRTDWLKQIYRKGVSQNYQVALQGGNDKASYYGSGDYSDQNGVIRTNRLRRGSVRLNLDITPKKWLKAGLGANYAQSQNNGVLTDGYLAGATISGYNAAPNLPVYGADGTYYLNAAGNLGQGNNTTTTSYIANAVSHPLAVLELNRNANTSRRLLANGYIEIQPITGLRLTSKYGVDYLDNFEDQYSDIRLSGLGRAYSGLIQDNRLDRTQTNWQNYANYDKTFAEKHNVSATVGLEYQETQEMQVYAGAQNTADPKFNAILDGLQSGTPFSGGTKFGNGFRSVFGRVAYNYGDRYYLQLSQRADEDSRFGANNQRGYFPAISAGWRINGESFMENVKFLSNLKLRGSYGLVGNSNGIGSYASRTLGGGGQYADLNGLSIVQIGNPDLKWETSKKLDVGLDAGFLGDRINMSFDFFNNDISGLLLNAPLPFQLGVPGGSIFRNVGSMYNRGVELTINTINVQAENGFRWTSSFNTSILKNQVTALNDPADIQSGVQRASIGSALGVYKLIRWAGVNPANGNGQFLDKDGNIKQYNPVTGTYLTATGEPTTPITQSDAVYLKETGYPTYYGGFDNTFSFKGLDLGVFLQYSGGNKIFNATRQGLLTNLYNNNIEEIKDRWTTPGQQTDVPRLYLADNTAQQSSTRWLEDGRFLRLRQVSLGYNLPKGINNVIGVSNLRVYAQVQNALVFTKYKGTDPEVNSNRNNTNVGYGIDNRSVPQTRSYTLGLNVSF; encoded by the coding sequence ATGTTTACTCTTCTGCAAGGAGCGATGGCGCAAACCCGCTCCATTTCAGGCAGGATAACCGACCAAGCAACCGGCACCGGCCTTCCTGGTGTGACCGTGCTGCTTAAGGGCACTACTAATGGCGTATCGACCAATGCTGATGGCAGCTTTAATTTGACGGTGCCTGAAACAGGCGGCACTCTAGTGTTTAGCTCCGTGGGCATGACCACCCAGGAGCGGGCCATCGGCTCCGATTCACAGTTTACCGTGTCCCTGGCCACCGACACCAAGCAGCTCACCGAAGTAGTGGTGACCGGCTACGGTGGGTCGCAGGACGTGAAGGACATCACGGGTTCAGTGACCACGGTTAAGGCTGAGAAATTTTTGAACCAGCCGGTTCAGAGTTTCGATCAGGCCCTGACGGGCCGCGCAGCCGGCGTGCAGGTTACCAACACCGGCGGTGCTCTAGGTGATGCCGTGACGGTGCGCATTCGCGGTTCAAACTCTATCAGCGGCAACTCGAACCCCCTCTATGTTATCGACGGCGTTCCAGTTAGCACCCGTGACAACGCCAACGTCTTCAACGGTGGCAACGGTACCCGCTACAACCCTCTGGCCGATATCAACCCCAATGACATTGAGTCGGTGGACGTACTTAAAGATGCCTCGGCGTCCGCAATTTATGGCTCGCGTGCAGCCAACGGCGTTATCATCATCACCACAAAGCGTGGCAAGTCTGGCCAGAACCGCATCAGCTTCAATAGTTATGTGGGCCTGAACGAGGTAACGCGCCTGCCAAAGTTGCTGAACGCAGAGGACTTTATCGCCATTCAGAACGAAAAGGCAGCCAACCGCTTCGGCGCTACTTCTCCAAATGCAATTATTGCAAAGGATGTGGACGTGAACGGTGATGGCTCTCCCGACCGCACTGACTGGCTAAAGCAAATTTACCGGAAGGGTGTTTCCCAAAACTACCAGGTTGCCCTGCAGGGCGGCAACGATAAAGCCAGCTACTATGGCTCGGGAGATTATTCCGACCAGAACGGGGTTATCAGAACCAACCGCCTGCGTCGTGGTTCGGTGCGTCTTAACCTGGACATAACGCCCAAGAAATGGCTGAAAGCCGGCCTAGGCGCCAACTATGCTCAATCGCAGAACAACGGCGTTTTGACCGATGGTTACCTAGCAGGTGCTACCATTTCGGGCTACAATGCTGCGCCTAACCTTCCGGTGTATGGTGCCGATGGCACTTACTACCTGAACGCTGCCGGTAACCTGGGCCAGGGGAACAACACCACCACCACTTCCTATATCGCCAACGCGGTAAGCCACCCTTTGGCCGTTCTTGAGTTGAACCGCAACGCCAACACCTCACGGCGTCTGCTGGCCAATGGCTACATCGAAATCCAGCCCATCACGGGCCTGCGCCTGACTTCTAAATACGGCGTTGACTACCTGGACAACTTCGAAGACCAGTACAGCGACATTCGCCTTTCCGGCCTGGGCCGCGCGTACTCGGGCCTGATTCAGGACAACCGCCTTGACCGTACCCAAACCAACTGGCAGAACTACGCCAACTATGACAAGACGTTTGCCGAGAAGCACAACGTGAGTGCTACAGTTGGTTTGGAATACCAGGAAACGCAGGAAATGCAGGTATATGCCGGTGCCCAAAACACCGCTGACCCTAAATTCAACGCCATCCTCGATGGTCTCCAGTCGGGTACCCCATTCAGCGGTGGCACCAAGTTTGGCAACGGCTTCCGCTCTGTATTCGGGCGCGTGGCCTATAACTACGGCGACCGGTACTACCTGCAGCTTTCGCAGCGCGCCGACGAAGACTCCCGCTTCGGTGCAAACAACCAACGTGGTTACTTTCCGGCGATTTCGGCTGGCTGGCGTATCAACGGCGAGAGCTTCATGGAGAACGTGAAGTTCTTGTCGAACCTCAAGCTGCGCGGTAGCTACGGTTTGGTAGGCAACTCCAACGGCATTGGTTCGTACGCCTCGCGCACTCTGGGCGGCGGCGGTCAGTACGCTGACCTGAACGGCCTGTCGATAGTTCAAATTGGTAACCCCGACCTGAAGTGGGAGACCTCGAAGAAGCTGGATGTTGGTTTGGACGCCGGTTTCTTGGGCGACCGCATCAACATGTCGTTCGACTTCTTCAATAACGACATCAGCGGCTTGCTCCTGAATGCTCCCCTGCCCTTTCAGTTGGGCGTACCCGGCGGCTCAATTTTCCGCAACGTTGGCTCGATGTACAACCGTGGCGTTGAACTCACTATCAACACCATCAATGTTCAGGCTGAAAACGGCTTCCGCTGGACTTCATCGTTCAATACGTCCATCCTGAAAAACCAGGTTACTGCCCTAAACGACCCGGCCGATATTCAGAGCGGCGTGCAGCGTGCCAGCATCGGCAGCGCCCTGGGTGTGTACAAGCTCATCCGTTGGGCTGGCGTAAACCCTGCCAACGGCAACGGCCAGTTCCTCGATAAGGATGGCAACATCAAGCAGTACAACCCGGTAACGGGCACCTACCTGACCGCCACCGGCGAGCCCACGACTCCCATCACCCAGAGTGATGCAGTTTACCTGAAGGAAACCGGCTACCCCACCTACTACGGTGGCTTTGATAACACCTTCAGCTTCAAAGGCCTCGACCTTGGCGTATTCCTGCAGTACAGCGGTGGCAACAAGATTTTCAACGCCACCCGCCAGGGCCTGCTGACCAACCTATACAACAACAACATCGAAGAAATTAAGGACCGCTGGACTACTCCTGGTCAGCAGACGGACGTTCCCCGCTTGTACCTGGCCGACAACACGGCACAGCAAAGTTCGACCCGGTGGTTGGAAGACGGCCGTTTCCTGCGCTTGCGTCAGGTTAGCCTGGGCTACAACCTGCCCAAGGGCATCAACAACGTTATCGGTGTAAGCAACCTGCGTGTCTACGCTCAGGTGCAGAATGCCTTGGTGTTTACCAAATACAAAGGCACCGACCCCGAGGTGAATTCCAACCGCAACAATACAAACGTTGGTTACGGCATCGACAACCGTTCGGTACCCCAAACCCGCAGCTACACGCTTGGTCTCAACGTTAGCTTCTAA